A section of the Anomalospiza imberbis isolate Cuckoo-Finch-1a 21T00152 unplaced genomic scaffold, ASM3175350v1 scaffold_288, whole genome shotgun sequence genome encodes:
- the LOC137466568 gene encoding maestro heat-like repeat-containing protein family member 7, with product MANRFLSVFKVFRKKKKEDPGAAPAQQHEELEQFQPPQDGAALDQTQEQEPSRGRFRKSLKVPAKVKNIHQSLVSHISVDARLQIDLVRLAEEHPADVVLTLLRCAPTCDRAAAVLWRAIGSSGPAVEKALSTLLCVMEDWPLTRMCTSDGDNKDIFALAATLVIWVIVQVPECHEALILYSSRLFVALLFHVVFTTQQMPPEEVDNFWRACREEHHLPSKPNRFAVQVMKALLGRLRCDNVVEAMEHMGGWDTLLCADSQHYAVGLLARSSSA from the exons ATGGCAAACAGATTTCTCAGTGTGTTCAAAgtgttcaggaagaaaaaaaaggaagaccctggagctgccccagcacaacagcATGAAGAACTGGAGCAGTTCCAGCCACCGCAGGATG gtgcagccctggaccagacacaagagcaggaacccagccGTGGCCGCTTCCGTAAAAGCCTGAag gtgccagccaaGGTGAAGAACATCCACCAGAGTCTCGTCTCCCACatctctgtggatgccaggctgcaaattgaccttgtgaggctggctgaagaacaccctGCTGACGTGGTGCTGACCCTCCTGCGCTGTGCCCCAACGTGTGACAG agctgctgcagtgctgtggagagccatAGGCTCATCAggaccagcagtggagaaagcGCTGTcaacactgctctgtgtgatggaggactggcctctgaccagaatgtgcacctctgatggggacaacaaggacatttttgccctggct gcaactctggtgatctgggtGATTGTCCAGGTGCCTGAGTGCCACGAAGCATTGATCCTTTATTCCTCCCGCctgtttgtggcactgctcttccatgttgtcttcaccacacagcagatgccaccagaggaagttgataacttctggagagcatgccGGGAGGAACACCAccttcccagcaagcccaacag gtttgccgTGCAGGTCATGAAGGCTCTGCTCGGCCGACTGCGGTGTGACAATGTGGTGGAGGCTATGGAGCACATgggtggctgggacacgctgctgtgtgctgactcCCAGCACTACGCCGTGGGTCTgttggccag